The proteins below are encoded in one region of Apium graveolens cultivar Ventura chromosome 4, ASM990537v1, whole genome shotgun sequence:
- the LOC141718038 gene encoding uncharacterized protein LOC141718038 — MMITIQPNSKPWQHLSSSTTTYQLCNVSSKTRKPSFQTLILNSISDQDNKKSKIKRLVLSQEGRTKLDIRPDKQFYDYPRFVTHVDDKFISTLTNVYREKLRPDTEIFDVMSSWISHLPEEVQYKRVVGHGLNAQELARNPRLDYFFVKDLNQDQDFELESCSFDAVLCTVSVQYLQQPEKVFAEVCRILRPGGVFIVSFSNRLFYEKAISAWREGSAYSRVQLVTQYFQCVAGFTQPEIIRKLPVTGDSVQDDKSPLSWIMGLLGFMSSSDPFYAVVAYKNLKSIYD; from the exons ATGATGATTACCATTCAACCAAACTCAAAGCCATGGCAACACTTATCATCGTCTACTACAACCTACCAACTCTGTAATGTTTCATCAAAAACCAGGAAACCATCCTTTCAAACATTAATTCTGAACAGCATCAGTGATCAAGATAACAAGAAATCAAAGATCAAACGGCTTGTTCTCAGCCAAGAGGGAAGAACCAAACTCGATATTCGACCCGATAAACAATTCTATGATTACCCGAGATTCGTTACTCATGTTGATGACAAGTTTATTTCTACATTGACAAATGTTTATAGAGAAAAGTTAAGGCCTGATACGGAGATTTTTGATGTCATGAGCTCATGGATTAGCCACTTGCCAGAGGAAGTACAGTATAAAAGAGTTGTCGGCCATGGACTTAATGCACAAGAGCTTGCTAGGAATCCAAGGCTCGATTATTTTTTTGTCAAGGACCTTAATCAGGATCAAGATTTTGAACTGGAGAGTTGTAGTTTTGATGCTGTTTTGTGTACTGTTAGTGTCCAATATCTTCAGCAGCCTGAAAAG GTATTTGCAGAGGTATGCAGAATTCTAAGGCCAGGAGGGGTGTTTATAGTGAGCTTTAGTAACAGATTGTTCTATGAAAAAGCAATAAGTGCATGGAGAGAGGGGAGTGCTTATAGTAGAGTTCAGCTGGTTACACAGTACTTTCAATGTGTTGCAGGGTTTACTCAGCCTGAAATTATTAGGAAATTACCTGTCACTGGAGACTCTGTTCAAGACGACAAATCACCATTGAGTTGGATAATGGGGTTGCTGGGATTCATGTCTTCCTCAGACCCTTTCTATGCAGTTGTTGCTTACAAAAATTTGAAATCTATCTATGACTGA